In Salinarimonas sp., a genomic segment contains:
- a CDS encoding sarcosine oxidase subunit delta has product MRIPCPHCGARDVQEFSYLGDASAARPAADASLDAVAEAVYLRDNPAGPHRELWYHASGCRAWLVVTRDTACHAIHAVETARAAAAARDLTAGAVR; this is encoded by the coding sequence ATGCGCATCCCCTGCCCCCATTGCGGCGCGCGCGACGTCCAGGAATTCTCCTATCTCGGCGACGCGTCCGCGGCCCGGCCCGCCGCGGACGCGTCCCTCGACGCCGTCGCCGAGGCGGTCTATCTGCGCGACAATCCCGCCGGGCCGCATCGGGAGCTCTGGTATCACGCGAGCGGCTGCCGGGCCTGGCTCGTCGTGACCCGCGACACCGCCTGCCACGCCATCCACGCCGTCGAGACCGCCCGTGCAGCGGCGGCCGCGCGCGACCTCACGGCGGGGGCGGTGCGATGA
- a CDS encoding sarcosine oxidase subunit beta family protein, with protein sequence MRFSAFSLARNALRSLDTWTPHWRDAAPKPAYDVVVVGGGGHGLATAYYLAREFGVANVAVLEKGWIGGGNVGRNTTIVRSNYMLPGNVPFYELSMKLWERLEQDINYNAMVSQRGVLNLYHSDAQRDAYARRGNAMRLHGVDAELLDREGVRRLAPFLDFDNARFPVQGGLLQRRGGTVRHDAVAWGYARAADARGVDIVQNCEVTGFLREGDAVVGVETTRGPIRAGKVGLAAAGHSSRVAALAGLRLPIESHVLQAFVSEGLKPLIDGVVTFGAGHFYVSQSDKGGLVFGGDIDGYNSYAQRGNLPVIEDVMECGMALWPGLGRLRLLRHWGGVMDMSMDGSPIIDATPLEGLYLNAGWCYGGFKATPASGLCFAHLIARDAPHPAAAAYRLDRFASGRVIDEKGQGAQPNLH encoded by the coding sequence ATGCGCTTCTCCGCCTTCAGCCTCGCCCGCAACGCTCTGAGGAGCCTCGACACCTGGACGCCGCATTGGCGCGACGCGGCGCCGAAGCCGGCCTACGACGTGGTCGTCGTCGGCGGCGGCGGGCACGGGCTCGCCACGGCCTACTACCTCGCCCGGGAGTTCGGGGTGGCGAACGTCGCCGTGCTCGAGAAGGGCTGGATCGGCGGCGGCAACGTCGGCCGCAACACGACGATCGTGCGGTCCAACTACATGCTGCCGGGGAACGTCCCGTTCTACGAGCTCTCGATGAAGCTGTGGGAGCGGCTGGAGCAGGACATCAACTACAACGCCATGGTCAGCCAGCGCGGCGTCCTGAACCTCTACCATTCCGATGCGCAGCGCGACGCCTACGCCCGGCGTGGCAACGCCATGCGTCTGCACGGCGTCGACGCCGAGCTCCTCGACCGCGAGGGCGTACGCCGGCTGGCGCCTTTCCTCGACTTCGACAACGCGCGCTTTCCCGTCCAGGGCGGGCTGTTGCAGCGCCGCGGCGGCACCGTCCGGCACGATGCCGTCGCCTGGGGATACGCCCGCGCCGCCGACGCGCGCGGCGTCGACATCGTCCAGAATTGCGAGGTCACGGGCTTCCTGCGCGAGGGCGACGCCGTCGTCGGCGTGGAGACCACGCGCGGACCGATCCGCGCCGGCAAGGTGGGGCTCGCCGCCGCGGGCCATTCCTCGCGCGTCGCGGCGCTCGCCGGCCTGCGCCTGCCGATCGAGAGCCACGTGCTGCAGGCCTTCGTCAGCGAGGGGCTCAAGCCCCTGATCGACGGCGTCGTCACCTTCGGCGCCGGGCACTTCTACGTCAGCCAGTCCGACAAGGGCGGGCTCGTCTTCGGCGGCGACATCGACGGGTACAATTCCTACGCCCAGCGCGGCAACCTGCCCGTGATCGAGGACGTGATGGAATGCGGCATGGCGCTGTGGCCCGGGCTCGGCCGGCTGCGGCTGCTGCGCCATTGGGGCGGCGTCATGGACATGTCGATGGACGGCTCGCCGATCATCGACGCGACCCCGCTCGAGGGTCTCTACCTCAATGCCGGCTGGTGCTACGGCGGGTTCAAGGCGACGCCGGCCTCCGGGCTGTGCTTCGCCCACCTGATCGCGCGCGACGCGCCGCACCCCGCCGCCGCCGCCTACCGGCTGGATCGCTTCGCCTCGGGGCGGGTGATCGACGAGAAGGGCCAGGGCGCCCAGCCGAACCTCCACTGA
- a CDS encoding helix-turn-helix transcriptional regulator, which yields MEGGEIPEALSAQAALLDGDGVIVAVNDAWRRFGVENGLTSPDACIGTNYLALCRSCLGEAHRLSMDLNALLRGRSVILTWLYACDTPQGRRWFNLVGVPRADGARGALIAHVDLSPLVAGGTTGAPEDRPTLETSVSALAPTRAGLLDAADAGEADADPATDLTGLTARQAQVLALVRESRTNEEIAAALSISVGAVKKHVAALLKAFGVSGRRDLRTGPSTRRRDAG from the coding sequence ATGGAAGGCGGCGAGATTCCCGAGGCGCTGAGCGCGCAGGCGGCGCTCCTCGACGGCGACGGCGTGATCGTGGCCGTGAACGACGCCTGGCGGCGCTTCGGCGTCGAGAACGGGCTCACGTCTCCGGACGCCTGCATCGGCACGAACTACCTCGCGCTGTGTCGCAGCTGCCTGGGGGAGGCGCACCGGCTCTCGATGGACCTGAACGCGTTGCTGCGTGGCCGCAGCGTCATCCTCACGTGGCTCTATGCCTGCGACACGCCGCAGGGGCGGCGGTGGTTCAACCTCGTCGGCGTTCCCCGGGCGGACGGCGCGCGGGGGGCCCTGATCGCGCACGTGGACCTCTCGCCGCTGGTCGCGGGCGGGACGACCGGCGCGCCGGAGGACCGCCCGACGCTGGAGACGTCCGTATCGGCTCTGGCGCCCACGCGAGCCGGGCTTCTCGACGCCGCCGATGCAGGGGAGGCCGACGCCGACCCCGCGACCGACCTCACGGGGCTCACCGCCAGGCAGGCGCAGGTCCTCGCCCTCGTCCGGGAGAGCCGCACGAACGAGGAGATCGCAGCGGCTCTGTCCATCTCGGTCGGAGCCGTCAAGAAGCACGTGGCGGCGTTGCTCAAGGCGTTCGGCGTCTCGGGGCGGCGGGACCTGCGCACCGGACCCTCCACCCGCAGGCGGGACGCCGGATGA
- a CDS encoding PAS domain S-box protein, with protein MSVDMKSTAFPKGGGETAALIRSFDWSTTKLGPLEDWPRSLVTAVGIILGAGAPIAVYWGADHVLVYNDLWRELIGDKHPAALGRPAREVFPEIWNEIGPLLDGVRAGGEASRVDSWLLPIDRSGRIENAWFSFRFDPIPDEGGGVGGVFNTAAEVTARIREERARAAAEAALRESEERMRLAMSTIGMVTWEWLPRDDRIATSDGFAALFGLRTLAGAQDGFALLVPEDREAHVGKVRRVASEGGSYTSEFRFRRPDDGRLVWLEERGEAQLDASGHVERVIGVVFDVTDRKRAEEALRESEARFREFAEASSDALWVRDAETLEWEYLSSAFDTIYGMERGGAVASRSVSTLLDVIVPDDRERTLQAIRGLRDGEGVYEYRIRRPSDGQIRWLRTTGFRLIDADGRMRRLGGITRDVTEERQTADRMDVLVSELQHRTRNIIGVIRAIARRTQRASASLDEFAEQFAARLDALSRANGLLSTLKEGDRVAFDELLQAELRGHGIMPDRDEGRIVLSGIEGIRLRSASVQTLALALHELLTNAMKHGALGRPQGCLVIAWEVVGPVTEPRLRVEWRETWGEQPAHAPAASLDGGYGRELIERAIPFQLGAETTYDLRPDGLTCIVVLPLTKRFPVRP; from the coding sequence ATGTCGGTGGACATGAAATCAACTGCTTTCCCCAAGGGCGGTGGGGAAACGGCAGCCCTGATCCGGTCCTTCGACTGGAGCACGACGAAGCTTGGCCCTTTGGAAGACTGGCCGAGATCACTGGTGACCGCTGTCGGCATCATTCTGGGCGCCGGCGCGCCGATCGCCGTCTACTGGGGTGCGGATCACGTCCTCGTCTACAACGACCTCTGGCGAGAGCTGATCGGCGACAAGCACCCGGCGGCGCTGGGGCGACCGGCGCGCGAGGTCTTCCCGGAAATCTGGAACGAGATCGGTCCGCTGCTCGACGGCGTTCGGGCGGGGGGCGAGGCATCTCGGGTCGACAGCTGGCTGCTCCCGATCGACCGCTCCGGGCGGATCGAGAACGCCTGGTTCAGCTTTCGGTTCGACCCGATCCCGGACGAGGGCGGCGGGGTCGGCGGGGTCTTCAACACCGCCGCCGAGGTGACCGCGCGGATCCGGGAGGAGCGCGCCCGCGCGGCCGCGGAAGCGGCCTTGCGCGAGAGCGAGGAGCGAATGCGTCTCGCGATGAGCACGATCGGGATGGTGACCTGGGAGTGGCTCCCGCGCGACGATCGCATCGCGACCAGCGACGGCTTCGCGGCGCTCTTCGGGTTGCGGACCCTGGCCGGTGCGCAGGACGGCTTCGCCCTGCTGGTGCCGGAGGACCGGGAGGCGCATGTCGGCAAGGTGCGTCGGGTCGCGTCCGAGGGCGGCAGCTACACCTCGGAATTCCGCTTCCGTCGGCCGGACGACGGCCGTCTCGTCTGGCTCGAGGAGCGCGGCGAAGCGCAGCTCGATGCGAGCGGCCACGTGGAGCGGGTGATCGGCGTCGTCTTCGACGTCACGGACCGAAAGCGGGCCGAGGAAGCGCTCCGGGAGAGCGAGGCGCGGTTCCGGGAATTCGCCGAAGCGTCGTCCGACGCGCTCTGGGTGCGTGACGCCGAGACCCTCGAATGGGAGTATCTCAGCAGCGCCTTCGACACGATCTACGGCATGGAGCGCGGCGGCGCCGTGGCGTCGCGAAGCGTGTCGACGCTTCTCGACGTGATCGTGCCCGACGACCGGGAGCGCACGCTGCAGGCGATCCGCGGGTTGCGCGACGGGGAGGGCGTGTACGAGTACCGCATCCGGCGTCCCTCGGACGGGCAGATCCGATGGCTGCGGACGACCGGGTTCAGGCTGATCGACGCCGACGGCCGGATGCGTCGGCTGGGCGGCATCACCCGGGACGTGACCGAAGAAAGGCAGACGGCGGACCGGATGGACGTCCTCGTGTCCGAGCTCCAGCACCGGACCCGCAACATCATCGGCGTCATTCGCGCGATCGCCCGGCGCACCCAGCGCGCCAGCGCCTCTCTCGACGAGTTCGCGGAGCAGTTCGCGGCCCGGCTCGACGCGCTATCGCGCGCCAACGGGCTCCTTTCGACCCTGAAGGAGGGGGACCGGGTCGCGTTCGACGAGCTGCTCCAGGCCGAGCTGCGCGGCCACGGCATCATGCCCGATCGCGACGAGGGGCGGATCGTGCTGAGCGGCATCGAGGGCATTCGCCTGCGGTCTGCATCCGTCCAGACGCTGGCGCTCGCCCTGCACGAACTCCTCACCAACGCGATGAAGCACGGCGCGCTCGGCCGACCGCAGGGATGTCTCGTCATCGCCTGGGAGGTCGTCGGCCCCGTGACCGAGCCTCGCCTGCGGGTCGAGTGGCGGGAGACCTGGGGAGAGCAGCCCGCCCATGCGCCGGCGGCGTCCCTCGACGGCGGCTACGGGCGGGAGCTGATCGAGCGCGCCATTCCCTTCCAGCTCGGCGCCGAGACGACCTACGATCTGCGGCCCGACGGCCTGACCTGCATCGTCGTCCTGCCGCTCACGAAGCGCTTCCCGGTTCGTCCGTGA
- a CDS encoding fumarylacetoacetate hydrolase family protein, whose amino-acid sequence MRVLMHRARGAPRLGFLADPETIVDAADACAALGRGADRPLVADAIALAAAGDAGLALARELVASAPAETRLPLAGTPLCAPMRPSTILCTGSNYREHNAEKANTPLSAKEPEFFVKTADCVIGPEEAIVQDPRLTTKLDCETELAIVIGRPGRHIPVAAALDHVFGYTIVNDVTARDRQVRTSPEGVTWYELGRGKAFDTSAPLGPWIVTRDEIPDPQALALRTRINGEPRQAGSTASMIWSCAELIHFFSTSFTLRPGMVIITGTPAGTAWSADPELGGRWRPVPGCVKPTRYCLPGDVVESEIEGIGTLRNPVVAGAG is encoded by the coding sequence GTGCGCGTCCTGATGCATCGCGCGCGCGGCGCGCCGCGCCTCGGCTTCCTCGCCGACCCCGAGACGATCGTCGACGCCGCCGACGCCTGCGCGGCCCTCGGGCGCGGCGCCGATCGGCCGCTCGTCGCCGACGCGATCGCCCTCGCCGCCGCGGGCGACGCCGGCCTCGCGCTCGCGCGGGAGCTCGTCGCGTCCGCGCCCGCCGAGACGCGTCTGCCGCTCGCGGGAACGCCGCTCTGCGCGCCGATGCGCCCCTCGACCATCCTGTGCACCGGCTCGAACTACCGCGAGCACAACGCCGAGAAAGCCAACACGCCGCTGAGCGCCAAGGAGCCCGAATTCTTCGTCAAGACGGCGGACTGCGTGATCGGGCCGGAGGAGGCCATCGTCCAAGATCCGCGCCTGACGACGAAGCTCGATTGCGAGACGGAGCTCGCGATCGTGATCGGCAGGCCCGGGCGCCACATCCCGGTCGCGGCGGCGCTCGACCACGTCTTCGGCTACACGATCGTCAACGACGTCACCGCGCGGGACCGGCAGGTGCGCACGTCTCCGGAGGGCGTGACCTGGTACGAGCTCGGCCGCGGCAAGGCCTTCGACACGAGCGCGCCGCTCGGGCCCTGGATCGTCACGCGCGACGAGATCCCGGATCCGCAGGCGCTCGCCCTGCGCACGCGCATCAACGGCGAGCCGCGCCAGGCGGGCTCGACCGCCTCGATGATCTGGAGCTGCGCCGAGCTGATCCACTTCTTCTCGACCAGCTTCACCCTGAGGCCCGGGATGGTGATCATCACCGGCACGCCGGCGGGGACGGCGTGGTCGGCCGATCCGGAGCTGGGCGGGCGCTGGCGGCCCGTCCCGGGCTGCGTGAAGCCGACGCGCTACTGCCTGCCGGGGGACGTCGTCGAAAGCGAGATCGAGGGGATCGGCACCCTGCGCAACCCCGTCGTCGCGGGTGCGGGATGA
- a CDS encoding OsmC family protein, which yields MTLAPDPDILPPSVDPATKKIAVRSVRARNRGGTRTEVRVRQFDSVFTDEPDTLGGTNTAPSPLETVLVALVGCDGVIINGCAKAMGFSYAGVDFSCSAEIDVRGPKGVAGVRPYYETLSLEIVLYTDEPEARVRQLQKNVEFRCPVMNLIRAADVRMRVDWRVEPAAAFED from the coding sequence ATGACCCTCGCGCCCGATCCCGACATCCTGCCCCCGAGCGTCGACCCGGCGACGAAGAAGATCGCGGTGCGCTCCGTGCGCGCGCGCAATCGCGGCGGCACGCGCACGGAGGTCCGCGTGCGCCAGTTCGACAGCGTCTTCACCGACGAGCCCGACACGCTCGGCGGCACCAACACCGCGCCGAGCCCGCTCGAGACGGTTCTCGTGGCGTTGGTCGGCTGCGACGGCGTGATCATCAACGGCTGCGCCAAGGCGATGGGCTTCTCCTATGCCGGCGTCGACTTCTCCTGCTCGGCCGAGATCGACGTGCGCGGCCCCAAGGGCGTCGCCGGAGTGCGGCCCTATTACGAGACCCTGTCGCTGGAGATCGTGCTCTACACCGACGAGCCCGAGGCGCGGGTCCGCCAGCTGCAGAAGAACGTCGAGTTCCGCTGCCCGGTGATGAACCTCATCCGCGCCGCCGACGTGCGGATGCGGGTCGACTGGCGGGTCGAGCCCGCCGCCGCCTTCGAGGATTGA